One part of the Arabidopsis thaliana chromosome 1 sequence genome encodes these proteins:
- the RHL1 gene encoding root hair initiation protein root hairless 1 (RHL1) (ROOT HAIRLESS 1 (RHL1); FUNCTIONS IN: protein binding, DNA binding; INVOLVED IN: root hair initiation, DNA endoreduplication; LOCATED IN: nucleolus; EXPRESSED IN: 19 plant structures; EXPRESSED DURING: 10 growth stages; Has 30201 Blast hits to 17322 proteins in 780 species: Archae - 12; Bacteria - 1396; Metazoa - 17338; Fungi - 3422; Plants - 5037; Viruses - 0; Other Eukaryotes - 2996 (source: NCBI BLink).): MVRASSSKKGGSKGGDKDDAESKQRKRLKTLALDNQLLSDSPAKSHSSLKPSKQVLKHHGTDIIRKSQRKNRFLFSFPGLLAPISAATIGDLDRLSTKNPVLYLNFPQGRMKLFGTILYPKNRYLTLQFSRGGKNVLCDDYFDNMIVFSESWWIGTKEENPEEARLDFPKELAQVDTFHLFLHFLFKTMVATEMFNMIRRILWFQAENTEFDFQGGAGGAASVKKLASPEIGSQPTETDSPEVDNEDVLSEDGEFLDDKIQVTPPVQLTPPVQVTPVRQSQRNSGKKFNFAETSSEASSGESEGNTSDEDEKPLLEPESSTRSREESQDGNGITASASKLPEELPAKREKLKSKDSKLVQATLSNLFKKAEEKTAGTSKAKSSSKA, from the exons ATGGTACGAGCTTCATCGTCGAAGAAAGGAGGATCAAAAGGAGGAGACAAAGACGACGCAGAgtcaaaacagaggaagagattAAAAACCCTAGCTCTCGATAACCAATTGCTCTCTGATTCTCCGGCGAAATCTCATTCCTCTCTCAAACCTTCAAAGCAAGTTCTCAAACACCATGGCACCGACATCATCCGCAAATCTCAGCGCAAGAATcgctttctcttctccttccctGGTCTTCTCGCTCCTATCTCCGCCGCTACCATCGGCGATCTCGATCGATTATCTACCAAAAACCCTGTCCTCTACCTTAATTTCCCACAG GGTCGTATGAAACTTTTTGGAACGATTTTGTATCCGAAGAACAGATACTTGACTCTTCAATTCTCTAGAGGAGGCAAAAATGTCTTATGTGATGATTATTTTGATAACATG ATTGTGTTCTCTGAGTCATGGTGGATTGGGACAAAAGAGGAGAATCCAGAAGAAGCTCGTCTTGATTTCCCTAAAGAACTAGCTCAGGTTGATACATTTCAcctatttttacattttctcttTAAGACTATGGTTGCGACAGAGATGTTTAACATGATCAGGAGAATTCTTTGGTTTCAGGCAGAGAATACTGAGTTTGATTTCCAAGGCGGTGCTGGAGGAGCAGCTTCGGTGAAGAAGCTGGCGAGTCCTGAAATTGGTAGCCAACCAACAGAGACAGACTCACCTGAAGTTGACAACGAGGATGTTTTGTCTGAGGATGGAGAATTCTTGGACGATAAGATCCAAGTAACACCACCAGTTCAATTAACACCACCAGTCCAAGTAACTCCGGTCCGACAGTCTCAGAGAAATTCTGGGAAGAAATTCAA CTTTGCAGAAACTTCCTCAGAGGCCTCCTCTGGTGAAAGTGAAGGCAATACatctgatgaagatgagaaacCTCTGTTGGAACCTGAATCTTCAACAAGAAGTCGTGAGGAATCTCAAGATGGTAATGGTATTACTGCATCTGCAAGCAAGTTGCCTGAAGAACTTCCGGCTAAAAGGGAAAAACTAAAGAGCAAAGACAGTAAGCTCGTTCAAGCTACTTTGTCTAACCTTTTCAAGAAAGCTGAGGAGAAAACAGCTGGAACTTCCAAGGCTAAATCATCCTCAAAAGCTTAA
- the RHL1 gene encoding root hair initiation protein root hairless 1 (RHL1) (ROOT HAIRLESS 1 (RHL1); FUNCTIONS IN: protein binding, DNA binding; INVOLVED IN: root hair initiation, DNA endoreduplication; LOCATED IN: nucleolus; EXPRESSED IN: 19 plant structures; EXPRESSED DURING: 10 growth stages; Has 191 Blast hits to 179 proteins in 66 species: Archae - 0; Bacteria - 2; Metazoa - 46; Fungi - 37; Plants - 69; Viruses - 0; Other Eukaryotes - 37 (source: NCBI BLink).), translated as MVRASSSKKGGSKGGDKDDAESKQRKRLKTLALDNQLLSDSPAKSHSSLKPSKQVLKHHGTDIIRKSQRKNRFLFSFPGLLAPISAATIGDLDRLSTKNPVLYLNFPQGRMKLFGTILYPKNRYLTLQFSRGGKNVLCDDYFDNMIVFSESWWIGTKEENPEEARLDFPKELAQAENTEFDFQGGAGGAASVKKLASPEIGSQPTETDSPEVDNEDVLSEDGEFLDDKIQVTPPVQLTPPVQVTPVRQSQRNSGKKFNFAETSSEASSGESEGNTSDEDEKPLLEPESSTRSREESQDGNGITASASKLPEELPAKREKLKSKDSKLVQATLSNLFKKAEEKTAGTSKAKSSSKA; from the exons ATGGTACGAGCTTCATCGTCGAAGAAAGGAGGATCAAAAGGAGGAGACAAAGACGACGCAGAgtcaaaacagaggaagagattAAAAACCCTAGCTCTCGATAACCAATTGCTCTCTGATTCTCCGGCGAAATCTCATTCCTCTCTCAAACCTTCAAAGCAAGTTCTCAAACACCATGGCACCGACATCATCCGCAAATCTCAGCGCAAGAATcgctttctcttctccttccctGGTCTTCTCGCTCCTATCTCCGCCGCTACCATCGGCGATCTCGATCGATTATCTACCAAAAACCCTGTCCTCTACCTTAATTTCCCACAG GGTCGTATGAAACTTTTTGGAACGATTTTGTATCCGAAGAACAGATACTTGACTCTTCAATTCTCTAGAGGAGGCAAAAATGTCTTATGTGATGATTATTTTGATAACATG ATTGTGTTCTCTGAGTCATGGTGGATTGGGACAAAAGAGGAGAATCCAGAAGAAGCTCGTCTTGATTTCCCTAAAGAACTAGCTCAG GCAGAGAATACTGAGTTTGATTTCCAAGGCGGTGCTGGAGGAGCAGCTTCGGTGAAGAAGCTGGCGAGTCCTGAAATTGGTAGCCAACCAACAGAGACAGACTCACCTGAAGTTGACAACGAGGATGTTTTGTCTGAGGATGGAGAATTCTTGGACGATAAGATCCAAGTAACACCACCAGTTCAATTAACACCACCAGTCCAAGTAACTCCGGTCCGACAGTCTCAGAGAAATTCTGGGAAGAAATTCAA CTTTGCAGAAACTTCCTCAGAGGCCTCCTCTGGTGAAAGTGAAGGCAATACatctgatgaagatgagaaacCTCTGTTGGAACCTGAATCTTCAACAAGAAGTCGTGAGGAATCTCAAGATGGTAATGGTATTACTGCATCTGCAAGCAAGTTGCCTGAAGAACTTCCGGCTAAAAGGGAAAAACTAAAGAGCAAAGACAGTAAGCTCGTTCAAGCTACTTTGTCTAACCTTTTCAAGAAAGCTGAGGAGAAAACAGCTGGAACTTCCAAGGCTAAATCATCCTCAAAAGCTTAA
- a CDS encoding RNI-like superfamily protein (RNI-like superfamily protein; CONTAINS InterPro DOMAIN/s: FBD-like (InterPro:IPR006566); BEST Arabidopsis thaliana protein match is: F-box/RNI-like/FBD-like domains-containing protein (TAIR:AT1G48400.1); Has 494 Blast hits to 486 proteins in 6 species: Archae - 0; Bacteria - 0; Metazoa - 0; Fungi - 0; Plants - 494; Viruses - 0; Other Eukaryotes - 0 (source: NCBI BLink).), whose protein sequence is MVVYPNEEAENGSLRFVDFVNKTFALLGNSPIKKFSLRHEPRLYCVDAYLRWIFTAMEQERGLLELHLYADRYYYPVGIERELFTSNTLVKLTLSGRYDFQVETVFLPALKSLSLSSSFEIGFDKYCNLLDGFPALEELYIREAVSELSNALLSSGTFVKCASIKRLVVFTDCPKFKEDEDHQEPCFIAPSLVYLDYSSYLSENYDLIDLNSLVEARLNLRLLESFNNYGSSDNDGDVYGWDFNVPFDYYGDVTNLVAGITNITTLHLSPDSLEVFHFRCKSIPVFNNLLLNLSIESNKRNGWQVMPLLIRSCPNLHTLVIKGFVHRVTSKCGDACACIPKKQRKIGKKEEISEYGGSFQELEQMRHFLGKLERLETVKVGVHAENNNNNEFLRANLLTLPRLSSKCNNIQFI, encoded by the exons ATGGTTGTTTATCCCAACGAAGAAGCTGAAAATGGTTCACTTCGCTTCGTAGATTTCGTAAACAAGACATTTGCTCTGTTAGGCAATTCTCCCATCAAAAAGTTCTCTCTGCGTCATGAGCCTAGACTTTACTGTGTAGATGCATACTTACGTTGGATTTTCACTGCAATGGAACAAGAACGTGGTTTACTGGAACTACACTTGTACGCGGATCGATATTATTATCCTGTTGGTATAGAGAGAGAGCTGTTCACGAGCAACACACTGGTTAAGCTCACACTATCCGGTAGATATGATTTTCAAGTTGAGACTGTGTTTCTCCCTGCCCTTAAATCACTTTCcctctcatcttctttcgAGATTGGTTTTGACAAATATTGTAACCTCCTCGATGGCTTCCCTGCATTGGAAGAGTTATACATTCGTGAAGCTGTATCTGAACTTTCTAATGCTTTACTATCTAGCGGTACGTTTGTGAAATGTGCATCCATCAAGAGACTTGTGGTTTTTACCGATTGTCCAAAGTTTAAAGAGGATGAGGATCACCAAGAACCTTGTTTTATAGCACCAAGTCTTGTCTACCTTGACTATTCTAGTTATCTCTCCGAAAATTATGACCTTATTGATTTGAATTCGCTTGTTGAAGCCAGGCTGAATCTCAGACTATTGGAGTCATTTAACAATTATGGTTCGTCTGATAATGATGGTGATGTTTATGGTTGGGATTTTAATGTTCCTTTTGATTATTATGGTGATGTTACAAATCTAGTTGCGGGTATAACCAACATTACAACCCTTCACTTGTCTCCTGATTCCCTTGAG GTATTTCATTTCCGCTGTAAATCCATACCGGTGTTCAACAATCTCCTCCTTAATTTATCTATTGAGAGTAACAAGCGAAATGGTTGGCAAGTAATGCCACTTTTGATCAGGAGTTGTCCAAATCTGCACACTTTAGTCATCAAG GGTTTTGTCCACAGAGTAACAAGTAAATGCGGAGACGCATGTGCTTGCATCCCtaagaagcagaggaagattGGAAAGAAAGAGGAGATTTCAGAGTATGGAGGTTCTTTTCAAGAGCTGGAACAGATGAGACATTTCTTGGGCAAGTTGGAACGTCTTGAAACTGTGAAAGTTGGTGTTCACGCagaaaacaataacaacaatgaGTTCTTGCGAGCTAATCTACTGACTCTCCCCAGACTCTCATCAAAGTGCAACAACATCCAATTCATCTGA
- a CDS encoding RNI-like superfamily protein encodes MVVYPNEEAENGSLRFVDFVNKTFALLGNSPIKKFSLRHEPRLYCVDAYLRWIFTAMEQERGLLELHLYADRYYYPVGIERELFTSNTLVKLTLSGRYDFQVETVFLPALKSLSLSSSFEIGFDKYCNLLDGFPALEELYIREAVSELSNALLSSGTFVKCASIKRLVVFTDCPKFKEDEDHQEPCFIAPSLVYLDYSSYLSENYDLIDLNSLVEARLNLRLLESFNNYGSSDNDGDVYGWDFNVPFDYYGDVTNLVAGITNITTLHLSPDSLEVFHFRCKSIPVFNNLLLNLSIESNKRNGWQVMPLLIRSCPNLHTLVIKVLSFSLLRFFCCCLCCPFMSNWSLVSGFCPQSNK; translated from the exons ATGGTTGTTTATCCCAACGAAGAAGCTGAAAATGGTTCACTTCGCTTCGTAGATTTCGTAAACAAGACATTTGCTCTGTTAGGCAATTCTCCCATCAAAAAGTTCTCTCTGCGTCATGAGCCTAGACTTTACTGTGTAGATGCATACTTACGTTGGATTTTCACTGCAATGGAACAAGAACGTGGTTTACTGGAACTACACTTGTACGCGGATCGATATTATTATCCTGTTGGTATAGAGAGAGAGCTGTTCACGAGCAACACACTGGTTAAGCTCACACTATCCGGTAGATATGATTTTCAAGTTGAGACTGTGTTTCTCCCTGCCCTTAAATCACTTTCcctctcatcttctttcgAGATTGGTTTTGACAAATATTGTAACCTCCTCGATGGCTTCCCTGCATTGGAAGAGTTATACATTCGTGAAGCTGTATCTGAACTTTCTAATGCTTTACTATCTAGCGGTACGTTTGTGAAATGTGCATCCATCAAGAGACTTGTGGTTTTTACCGATTGTCCAAAGTTTAAAGAGGATGAGGATCACCAAGAACCTTGTTTTATAGCACCAAGTCTTGTCTACCTTGACTATTCTAGTTATCTCTCCGAAAATTATGACCTTATTGATTTGAATTCGCTTGTTGAAGCCAGGCTGAATCTCAGACTATTGGAGTCATTTAACAATTATGGTTCGTCTGATAATGATGGTGATGTTTATGGTTGGGATTTTAATGTTCCTTTTGATTATTATGGTGATGTTACAAATCTAGTTGCGGGTATAACCAACATTACAACCCTTCACTTGTCTCCTGATTCCCTTGAG GTATTTCATTTCCGCTGTAAATCCATACCGGTGTTCAACAATCTCCTCCTTAATTTATCTATTGAGAGTAACAAGCGAAATGGTTGGCAAGTAATGCCACTTTTGATCAGGAGTTGTCCAAATCTGCACACTTTAGTCATCAAGGTCTTATCATTTTCCTTGCTgagattcttttgttgttgtttgtgttgcCCATTCATGTCAAATTGGTCTCTGGTTTCAGGGTTTTGTCCACAGAGTAACAAGTAA